A genomic window from Leptospira broomii serovar Hurstbridge str. 5399 includes:
- a CDS encoding glycosyltransferase family 2 protein produces the protein MTITTVVTPSFNQAKYIERTIRSVLSQEGKFYLDYIIMDGGSNDSSIEIIKKIESTVLSGRIVASMDGLDYYLPRQDNELSVGCLGISYRWFSEKDKGQANAINKGWLLSKGKILSWLNSDDIYVSGALAAATSAFRDSNIYFLYGGSLHITADDLVIEPYPSEPFSRERLFDYCYISQPSVFIRKDVFDQVGEINEKLAYCMDYEYWIRVSEKYPLNFISRILACTRIHGETKTSFRLKVHSEILMMQNNLFGGVSEHWLYHYVGIRINESNIKFIMKNKFIYRSIFVLIFLSLDLRFNYGRISLNRIFALILGRSR, from the coding sequence ATGACTATTACTACTGTCGTTACCCCGTCATTTAATCAAGCCAAGTACATCGAGAGAACTATCCGTTCCGTTTTATCCCAAGAAGGCAAATTTTATCTCGATTATATTATTATGGATGGCGGTTCTAACGATTCATCCATCGAGATTATAAAGAAAATTGAATCAACCGTTCTTTCGGGGCGGATAGTCGCAAGCATGGACGGTTTGGACTATTATCTTCCGAGGCAAGATAACGAATTATCCGTTGGATGCTTAGGTATAAGCTATAGATGGTTTAGTGAAAAAGATAAAGGCCAAGCCAATGCAATTAATAAAGGGTGGTTACTGTCGAAGGGTAAAATTCTGTCTTGGCTAAATTCGGATGATATCTATGTTTCCGGCGCATTGGCAGCAGCAACATCGGCCTTTCGTGATTCTAATATTTATTTCTTATACGGAGGAAGTCTTCATATAACAGCGGACGATTTGGTTATCGAACCTTATCCTTCGGAGCCGTTCAGCCGAGAAAGACTATTCGATTATTGTTATATTTCGCAACCTTCCGTTTTTATTAGGAAGGATGTTTTTGATCAAGTCGGAGAAATAAACGAAAAGCTAGCGTATTGCATGGATTACGAATATTGGATTAGGGTTTCAGAGAAATATCCGTTGAATTTTATTTCGAGAATACTTGCTTGCACCAGAATTCACGGTGAAACGAAAACAAGTTTTAGGCTGAAAGTCCATTCTGAGATATTGATGATGCAAAATAATCTCTTTGGAGGTGTTTCGGAGCATTGGCTCTATCACTACGTGGGAATACGGATTAACGAAAGTAATATAAAATTCATCATGAAAAACAAATTCATTTATCGTTCGATATTCGTTCTCATTTTTCTATCGTTGGATTTGAGGTTTAACTACGGTCGCATCTCTTTAAATAGGATTTTCGCTTTAATTCTTGGGAGATCCCGGTGA
- a CDS encoding glycosyltransferase family 4 protein, which yields MKVIFDISVLGWAQKDNKARTGVFRVIENLLAQLFQDPRVELFLCSIDGNFENCISYLREKGYGDSHFIYPGKKREIPLFYKIVYSKYFREEWWRTRSTLFPLFFLFAFIDKVFALKKMRRAIPKQYLNSHFIFHSPFLPIPEYIRLSNISKVITIYDIIPILYPKYFVNSKFHLIHKIVGSIDRETSVIAISECTKSDFCKYRPDIDPSQVFVTYLAASESFYKVSDQDSIDKIKTKYEIKSKKYILTLCTIEPRKNLEVIIRAFSKLVISRDVPDTDLVLVGTKGWNYDAIFNEIELSTEIKEKIVVTGYAADSDLAQLYSGAVCFVYMSFYEGFGLPPLEAMKCGIPVIVSNSSSIPEVIGNAGILLEPTDEEGLIRNLLRVLTDRTLREDLSRKAIAQAKKFDWRGCERQTVQAYSNNKVPETAKIFLN from the coding sequence ATGAAAGTAATATTTGATATTTCGGTATTGGGTTGGGCGCAGAAAGATAATAAAGCAAGAACAGGCGTTTTTCGAGTAATCGAGAATTTATTAGCCCAATTATTTCAGGATCCGAGAGTCGAGCTTTTCCTTTGCTCGATTGACGGAAATTTCGAGAATTGTATTTCTTATTTAAGGGAAAAAGGATATGGCGACTCACATTTCATTTATCCCGGCAAAAAAAGGGAAATTCCCCTTTTTTATAAAATCGTATACAGTAAGTATTTCAGGGAAGAATGGTGGAGAACTCGTTCTACTCTTTTTCCGTTATTTTTTTTATTTGCATTTATCGACAAGGTTTTCGCGTTAAAAAAAATGCGGAGAGCTATTCCAAAACAATACTTAAATTCCCATTTCATTTTTCACTCCCCTTTTTTGCCAATCCCGGAGTATATAAGATTATCAAATATTTCTAAAGTGATTACTATTTACGATATAATTCCGATATTATATCCGAAATATTTCGTAAATTCTAAGTTTCATCTAATTCATAAGATAGTCGGGTCGATAGATCGTGAAACCAGTGTTATAGCCATTTCCGAATGTACAAAGTCCGATTTTTGTAAATACAGACCTGATATAGATCCGTCTCAAGTTTTCGTAACATATTTGGCCGCTTCAGAGTCTTTCTATAAAGTGTCCGATCAGGATTCAATAGATAAGATAAAGACGAAATACGAAATAAAATCGAAAAAATATATATTAACTCTCTGCACTATCGAACCTCGTAAGAATTTAGAAGTCATTATACGGGCGTTTTCGAAATTGGTTATCTCGCGGGATGTTCCGGATACAGATTTAGTTCTAGTCGGAACGAAAGGTTGGAATTACGACGCTATTTTTAATGAAATCGAGCTTTCAACCGAGATCAAAGAGAAAATTGTAGTAACCGGATATGCGGCGGATTCCGATTTGGCTCAATTATATAGTGGAGCTGTATGCTTCGTTTACATGTCCTTTTATGAAGGTTTTGGATTGCCTCCATTAGAAGCGATGAAGTGCGGAATTCCGGTAATAGTTTCAAACTCCTCCTCAATTCCTGAAGTTATCGGAAATGCCGGTATATTATTGGAACCTACGGATGAAGAAGGTCTAATCCGAAATCTATTGAGAGTTTTAACTGACAGAACTTTGAGAGAAGACTTGAGCAGGAAGGCAATCGCTCAGGCAAAAAAATTCGATTGGAGAGGTTGTGAGCGCCAAACGGTGCAAGCATACTCGAATAATAAAGTGCCCGAGACAGCTAAGATATTTTTGAATTAA
- a CDS encoding capsular polysaccharide export protein, LipB/KpsS family, with protein sequence MNLIIYGLYNSHHLPMIEDLNRAFKIEYCEIIGNSESNSIKNDFIGEYRVHDWHSISLGYSDVDWNVIAPLDQPLIESMRDCEVEVYRMMDRKSLNVATSWPYNLRKKIYYEHLRYWNHILSERKFDCFLSLNIPHEIIDFIIYWLCKKKGIATFFFYQFQSDITFLMSDWTDPFPNYERDREALYAKLKKQRSYSIELSERILLELTAQRNSNEDYVPFYMRKEKPSLGLRWFSEIREIASSLTRLTVEIFRIFLFPNIDSIYSFVTRYRIAYKVERYKNDAVRSLRELEYIPRSDDRYIYVPLHLQPELSTSPMAGRFVDQRLMLEMLAFHIPDDVLLYVKEHPNQDLSQREFGFYRDIAKIKSVRIISREFSSKNLLSNCIGVATASGTVGWEAIFRYKPVLLFGHTFFKYAPGVMKINSSDDCRRVMERLFSADFEAASETDLLVFLKILDDSIIRGNIDIEYRKESKVSYESDIEALSSSLSGKVRKLLEEGSSRSESY encoded by the coding sequence ATGAATCTTATTATTTACGGATTATATAATTCTCATCATCTTCCAATGATCGAGGATTTAAACCGGGCATTTAAAATAGAATATTGCGAAATCATCGGTAACTCGGAATCGAATTCAATTAAAAACGATTTCATCGGAGAGTATCGAGTTCATGATTGGCACAGTATTTCTCTCGGTTATTCAGATGTCGACTGGAACGTTATCGCACCGCTTGATCAGCCTTTAATTGAATCGATGCGGGATTGCGAGGTGGAGGTTTATCGAATGATGGACCGAAAGTCCTTAAATGTGGCGACCTCCTGGCCCTACAATCTTCGAAAGAAAATTTACTATGAGCATTTGCGTTACTGGAATCACATTTTGAGCGAACGTAAATTTGATTGTTTTCTTTCTTTGAATATTCCGCACGAAATCATCGATTTTATCATTTATTGGCTTTGTAAAAAGAAAGGGATCGCTACGTTTTTTTTCTACCAATTTCAGTCAGATATTACCTTTCTAATGTCGGACTGGACTGATCCGTTTCCTAACTATGAGCGGGATCGAGAAGCCCTTTATGCAAAACTGAAGAAGCAGAGATCTTATTCGATTGAGCTGTCGGAAAGAATTCTTCTAGAATTAACTGCACAGCGAAATTCGAATGAAGATTACGTTCCATTTTACATGCGAAAGGAAAAGCCCAGCTTAGGGCTAAGATGGTTCTCGGAAATAAGAGAAATTGCCTCTTCATTGACGAGGCTTACGGTTGAAATATTCAGAATATTTCTTTTTCCGAATATAGATTCCATTTATTCGTTTGTTACTCGATATAGAATTGCGTACAAAGTCGAAAGATACAAAAACGATGCCGTTCGGTCTTTAAGAGAACTGGAATATATTCCGAGAAGCGATGATCGTTATATTTATGTTCCCTTGCATTTGCAACCTGAATTATCTACATCTCCGATGGCAGGGCGATTCGTGGATCAAAGGCTAATGCTTGAAATGTTGGCGTTCCATATTCCCGATGACGTTCTGCTATACGTGAAGGAGCATCCTAATCAGGATTTGAGCCAGCGCGAGTTCGGTTTTTATCGAGATATAGCAAAGATTAAATCCGTACGAATTATTTCTCGAGAATTTAGCTCCAAGAATTTACTTTCGAATTGTATTGGAGTCGCGACAGCTAGCGGAACCGTTGGTTGGGAGGCTATTTTTAGATATAAACCTGTATTATTATTTGGTCATACTTTTTTTAAATATGCTCCGGGAGTCATGAAAATTAATTCCAGCGATGACTGTCGTAGAGTTATGGAACGCTTATTTTCAGCGGATTTTGAAGCTGCATCAGAGACGGATCTATTAGTTTTCTTAAAAATACTCGATGATTCAATTATTCGCGGAAACATAGATATCGAATATCGCAAAGAAAGTAAAGTGAGCTACGAGAGCGATATTGAGGCTTTGAGTAGTTCTCTTTCAGGGAAAGTTCGGAAACTTCTGGAAGAGGGAAGTAGTAGGAGCGAAAGTTATTGA
- a CDS encoding GDP-L-fucose synthase family protein: protein MEKAAKIYIAGIYGMVGSAIARALAARGYQNVLGHSSEELNLIRQADVETFFKSERPDYVFLVAAKVGGIYANNTYPADFIYNNLQIQNNIFHSSYVYRVKKLFFLGSSCIYPKFAEQPIKEDSLLTGALEPTNEAYAIAKIAGVKMCEFYNKQYHTHFISAMPTNLYGKGDNYNAMNSHVIPALIRRFHEAKEANLPEVIMWGTGTPLREFLHVDDLADACVFLMDNYLDDKTINIGSGQEVSIADLANIVKSAVGYEGKIVLDSTKPDGTPRKLLDSSRLMSMGWTPKTKLADGILATYEDFLSGNVRM, encoded by the coding sequence ATGGAAAAAGCGGCTAAAATTTATATCGCCGGAATTTACGGAATGGTTGGCTCGGCCATCGCAAGGGCATTGGCTGCCAGGGGATACCAAAATGTATTAGGTCATTCTTCTGAAGAATTGAACTTAATTCGTCAAGCAGACGTCGAAACGTTCTTCAAATCTGAAAGGCCAGATTATGTTTTTCTGGTTGCGGCGAAGGTCGGAGGAATTTATGCAAATAATACATATCCCGCCGATTTTATTTATAACAATCTTCAGATTCAAAACAATATTTTTCATAGTTCTTACGTATATCGTGTAAAGAAATTATTCTTTCTGGGTTCGTCATGTATCTATCCTAAATTTGCGGAGCAACCAATTAAAGAGGATTCGTTATTAACCGGCGCTCTGGAGCCGACAAACGAAGCATATGCGATTGCTAAGATAGCCGGAGTCAAGATGTGCGAGTTTTATAATAAACAATACCATACGCATTTTATCTCGGCAATGCCGACGAACTTATACGGTAAGGGGGATAATTATAATGCAATGAATTCTCATGTGATCCCTGCATTGATTAGAAGATTTCACGAAGCTAAAGAAGCGAATTTACCTGAAGTCATTATGTGGGGGACCGGCACCCCTTTAAGGGAATTTTTGCACGTAGATGATTTGGCCGATGCGTGCGTATTTTTAATGGATAATTACTTAGACGATAAAACAATAAATATAGGTAGCGGCCAGGAAGTTTCGATCGCGGATTTGGCTAATATAGTCAAATCGGCTGTCGGTTACGAAGGAAAGATTGTCCTAGATTCGACTAAACCTGACGGAACACCGCGTAAATTATTAGATTCCTCTAGATTAATGTCTATGGGTTGGACTCCTAAAACTAAGCTGGCCGACGGTATTTTAGCTACGTACGAGGATTTCCTTTCCGGCAATGTTAGGATGTGA
- a CDS encoding glycosyltransferase family protein has product MKILFFAPHSAIWVHSFPEALIAESLQKLGHEIVYITCDSLYNEYCTVMSSLGMDQESSMDSKSSACNNCHARRKLLYTRFKFREIEIGKKITAEEREFISSLSKGNFSELLDYTREGIPLGRISLYELLLQTKKGNLSFSPKEEDFYRIAFRNALHTHIAAERILVEERPDVLFVYNSLYVVNHSFAKSAEAKGIPFYFLHAGENISDRLSRMIIFKGYTFEYRKELVKYWPSYREKSISPEAVLNVGNHFFELLRGNHFLVYSSNLSESVSIRKAFKIPEGCKIVSATMSSNDERFASACAGVSIKDTNVTFANQAEWIRSTIEYFKTRYDNYLIIRVHPREFPNKRDSVKSQHARELEKLLQDLPKNVKINWPEDNISLYDLAKETDVFLNAWSSVGEEMTLLGIPVLLYSPDLILYPEDLNITCINEKNYFEKLDEALKQGWNGERIVKAFRWYEMKFTAGTFKISNFFHYKESASFSFSKLQVWKSKLETVWLLVASKFSSRLKNLLLLKRSFPMEFFDLHYEQNMVESRPLELMLKNSFKSKLELSLAESNFSTTQEMKYIKEEMERIFKVLFSDELKSKSGTNKNLYRNMSSWLSK; this is encoded by the coding sequence TTGAAGATTCTCTTTTTTGCTCCTCACTCAGCAATATGGGTACATTCATTTCCCGAAGCTCTGATCGCGGAATCTTTGCAAAAACTCGGGCATGAAATCGTTTATATTACGTGCGATTCACTTTACAACGAATATTGTACGGTTATGAGTTCATTAGGGATGGACCAGGAATCGAGTATGGATTCCAAGTCTTCAGCATGCAATAATTGTCATGCGCGCCGTAAACTATTATATACAAGATTTAAATTTCGCGAAATCGAAATCGGGAAAAAGATTACTGCTGAGGAAAGGGAATTTATAAGTTCGCTTTCGAAGGGAAATTTTTCCGAATTGCTCGATTACACTAGAGAGGGTATTCCTCTCGGTCGGATTTCGCTGTATGAACTCCTTCTACAGACCAAAAAAGGAAATTTATCTTTCTCTCCTAAAGAGGAGGATTTTTACCGAATCGCTTTTCGAAATGCTTTACATACGCATATAGCAGCCGAGCGAATTTTAGTAGAGGAGCGACCCGACGTCCTGTTTGTATACAACTCTTTGTATGTCGTTAATCACTCGTTCGCTAAATCGGCCGAGGCGAAAGGCATTCCATTCTATTTTCTCCATGCCGGCGAAAATATTTCCGATCGACTCTCGCGGATGATCATCTTCAAGGGTTATACTTTCGAGTATAGGAAAGAATTAGTGAAGTATTGGCCCAGTTATCGAGAAAAATCAATTAGCCCCGAAGCTGTTTTAAACGTTGGAAATCATTTTTTCGAATTGCTTCGCGGAAACCATTTTCTCGTATATTCCTCAAATTTAAGTGAAAGCGTAAGTATCAGAAAGGCATTTAAAATTCCGGAAGGATGCAAAATAGTTTCGGCTACAATGAGTAGTAACGACGAGCGATTCGCTTCGGCTTGCGCCGGAGTTAGTATTAAGGATACGAATGTTACCTTTGCCAATCAAGCCGAATGGATTCGCTCAACGATCGAGTATTTCAAGACTAGGTACGATAATTATTTAATTATTCGAGTTCATCCGAGGGAATTTCCGAATAAGAGGGACTCGGTTAAGTCGCAACATGCGAGAGAATTGGAAAAGCTGCTTCAGGATCTCCCTAAAAACGTAAAAATAAATTGGCCGGAAGATAATATATCGTTATACGATTTAGCAAAAGAGACCGACGTCTTTTTAAATGCTTGGTCGAGCGTCGGTGAAGAGATGACGTTATTAGGAATTCCGGTACTATTGTATTCTCCCGACTTAATTTTATATCCTGAAGATCTAAATATAACCTGTATCAACGAAAAAAATTATTTTGAAAAGCTTGATGAAGCTCTTAAACAAGGCTGGAACGGCGAAAGAATAGTTAAGGCATTTCGCTGGTACGAAATGAAATTTACGGCAGGTACATTTAAAATTTCGAATTTTTTCCATTACAAGGAATCCGCTTCTTTTTCCTTCTCTAAATTACAAGTTTGGAAAAGTAAATTGGAAACCGTTTGGTTGTTGGTTGCGTCGAAATTTTCTTCCCGTTTAAAGAACTTACTCTTATTGAAGAGATCATTTCCGATGGAATTCTTTGATTTACATTATGAACAGAATATGGTCGAGAGTCGTCCGTTAGAACTGATGTTGAAAAATTCTTTTAAAAGTAAGCTCGAACTTTCTTTGGCGGAGAGTAATTTTTCGACTACCCAAGAAATGAAATATATAAAGGAAGAAATGGAGCGAATTTTCAAAGTCCTTTTTTCGGACGAATTGAAATCTAAATCTGGCACGAATAAGAATCTTTATCGTAATATGTCGTCTTGGTTATCTAAGTAA
- a CDS encoding sugar 3,4-ketoisomerase, with the protein MQESIIVSNSGYIFLKNMGGGPSGNLVVLEGEREIPFLIKRVYYITKIENSTNIRGKHAHRSLEQVIFCVNGSFTLELDDGRKRQDIIMNRENIGVRLGPMLWHTMRDFSADCVILVVASDYYSETDYIRNYDEFISLLES; encoded by the coding sequence ATGCAGGAATCAATAATTGTTAGTAATTCCGGTTATATTTTTTTAAAGAATATGGGCGGTGGACCTTCCGGAAACTTGGTGGTTTTAGAGGGAGAACGCGAGATCCCGTTTTTAATCAAAAGGGTTTATTACATAACTAAAATCGAAAATTCGACAAATATTCGGGGAAAGCATGCGCATAGAAGTCTAGAGCAAGTAATCTTCTGTGTTAACGGAAGTTTCACTTTAGAGCTGGATGACGGACGAAAGCGGCAGGATATTATTATGAATCGAGAGAACATAGGTGTAAGATTAGGGCCTATGCTTTGGCATACTATGCGTGATTTTTCCGCCGATTGTGTGATATTAGTAGTGGCTTCAGACTATTATTCAGAAACGGATTATATTAGAAACTACGACGAGTTTATTAGCCTTTTGGAATCTTGA
- a CDS encoding glycosyltransferase produces the protein MNINKAPIALFAYRRVGHTQRTIDALLQNSEAKDSDLLLFCDGPKGEEDLESVLEVRSFASKISGFKSVKTIFRERNLGLAKSILTGVAEVLSNYDSIIVLEDDIVIHPQFLEYMNFYLTTFENDERIGCIHGYIYPVSGLPDFFFLKGADCWGWASWKRVWKNFNQDGSDLLGQLQVKKLEYDFDFLGSFPYTQMLRDQINGKNDSWAIRWYADCFLKGLLCLYPGRSLVQNIGLDLSGTHSGLDPLLSPELSVDRMKFVSNLPVKESIAAKKKISRFFRGKQTSIAAVKRFVRRIVSFILK, from the coding sequence TTGAATATCAATAAAGCGCCTATTGCACTTTTCGCTTATCGTCGAGTCGGTCATACTCAAAGAACGATTGATGCACTATTACAAAATTCCGAGGCTAAGGATTCGGATTTGCTATTATTTTGCGATGGTCCTAAGGGGGAGGAGGATCTCGAATCCGTTTTAGAAGTAAGGAGTTTCGCCAGCAAGATTTCCGGATTTAAGTCGGTTAAAACAATTTTTCGGGAACGCAATTTGGGGTTAGCGAAGTCGATCTTAACCGGAGTGGCCGAGGTTCTATCGAATTACGATTCCATTATCGTCTTAGAAGACGATATAGTAATACATCCTCAATTTTTAGAATATATGAATTTTTATCTGACTACTTTCGAAAATGATGAAAGGATTGGATGCATACACGGGTATATATATCCTGTCTCAGGACTTCCCGATTTCTTTTTTTTAAAAGGCGCGGATTGTTGGGGCTGGGCGAGCTGGAAGCGAGTCTGGAAAAATTTCAACCAAGACGGTTCCGATCTCCTCGGGCAGTTGCAGGTTAAAAAGTTAGAATACGATTTTGATTTCTTAGGCTCTTTCCCATACACTCAAATGTTAAGAGATCAGATAAACGGTAAAAACGATTCTTGGGCTATTCGTTGGTATGCAGATTGTTTCTTAAAAGGCCTGCTTTGTCTTTATCCTGGACGATCTTTGGTTCAGAATATTGGCTTGGATTTATCAGGGACTCATTCGGGCCTGGATCCTTTGCTCTCACCTGAACTTTCCGTAGATAGAATGAAATTCGTTTCCAATCTCCCTGTCAAAGAATCTATAGCGGCTAAAAAGAAGATTTCTCGTTTTTTTAGAGGCAAACAAACAAGTATTGCTGCGGTAAAGCGATTCGTTCGACGCATTGTTTCGTTTATTTTAAAATAG
- a CDS encoding DegT/DnrJ/EryC1/StrS family aminotransferase, with translation MIEYENLKAVNEPFFKQLEEEASKIIRGGWYILGETVGNFEKEFAAWNGNRFCIGTANGLDALVLSLEALNLPKGSEIIVPANTYIATIIAIIRTGHRPVLVEPDQGTLNIDVNRIAAKITSNTKAIQVVHMYGRICNMSAIMKLAADFGLLVLEDCAQSHGASFQGKKCGTFGILNSFSFYPTKNLGALGDAGAIVTDNEDLAEKIRELRNYGSKLKYHNDTIGYNSRLDEIQAAFLRIKLTNLDSINSKKRELASIYNRELKNINIDLPTHCSEEENVYHIYPVFCKDRENFRKYLLNLGIKTEVHYPIAPHNQVAMKQAAALGLWEPEISGYPITERIHLNEVSLPISFATSEKEVQSVVEASNSYR, from the coding sequence TTGATAGAGTACGAAAATTTAAAAGCGGTTAATGAGCCTTTCTTTAAACAATTAGAAGAAGAAGCCAGCAAGATAATACGGGGGGGCTGGTATATTCTCGGAGAAACGGTGGGAAATTTTGAAAAAGAGTTCGCAGCTTGGAACGGTAACCGCTTTTGCATAGGTACGGCAAACGGCTTGGATGCATTGGTTTTATCCTTGGAAGCTTTAAATCTTCCGAAAGGCTCCGAAATTATCGTTCCAGCGAACACATATATAGCGACGATCATCGCAATAATTAGAACCGGACATAGACCCGTCTTAGTTGAACCTGATCAGGGGACCTTAAATATCGATGTGAATCGAATAGCAGCAAAAATTACTTCCAATACTAAAGCGATTCAAGTCGTGCACATGTACGGTCGTATTTGTAACATGAGCGCAATTATGAAACTTGCGGCAGATTTCGGTTTGCTTGTTCTGGAAGATTGTGCCCAATCGCATGGAGCTAGTTTTCAGGGAAAAAAATGCGGAACATTCGGTATCTTAAATTCGTTCAGTTTCTATCCAACCAAAAATTTAGGAGCTCTCGGTGATGCTGGAGCGATCGTAACCGATAACGAGGATTTAGCCGAAAAAATAAGAGAGCTCCGGAACTACGGATCTAAACTCAAATACCATAATGATACTATAGGCTATAATTCCAGACTGGATGAAATACAGGCGGCTTTTTTGCGGATCAAGCTTACGAATCTTGATAGTATAAATTCCAAAAAGAGAGAGCTCGCTTCGATTTACAATCGTGAATTAAAGAACATTAATATAGATTTACCGACGCATTGTTCCGAGGAAGAGAACGTTTATCATATCTATCCAGTTTTTTGCAAAGATAGGGAGAATTTCCGTAAATATTTATTAAACTTGGGAATCAAGACCGAGGTCCACTATCCTATTGCCCCGCATAATCAAGTTGCGATGAAACAAGCTGCCGCGCTTGGTTTATGGGAACCCGAAATATCCGGATACCCGATAACCGAGCGAATACATCTTAACGAGGTCAGTTTGCCCATTTCTTTCGCCACGTCCGAGAAAGAGGTCCAGTCGGTCGTCGAGGCTTCGAATAGCTATCGCTAA
- a CDS encoding methyltransferase, TIGR04325 family has protein sequence MKRFFGKVLRRLSRYFLEETNEHEWFYGNFQSWKDALNECEGYDSPNILNQVKKSLLKVKSGEAIYERDSVLFDRIEYSFPLLTGLLYAAASSSGRLSVLDFGGSLGSSYFQNRTFMDKLSFFRWSIVEQTHFVEEGIKNFQDENLKFYHTASECVSTEKPNVLILSSSLPYLCNPYEILESLLSHGIPYIIIDRTPFFLDENPDRILIERVPPEIYDARYPIWFFNEKKFLEFMDSKYSLKEEFLAIDPLGIKGENTKYKAFIFVKR, from the coding sequence TTGAAGCGTTTTTTCGGTAAAGTTTTGAGACGTCTTTCCCGCTATTTTCTGGAAGAGACGAACGAGCATGAATGGTTTTACGGGAATTTTCAATCATGGAAGGATGCGCTTAATGAATGTGAGGGATACGATTCGCCAAACATTTTAAATCAGGTAAAAAAATCGCTTCTTAAGGTTAAATCCGGAGAAGCGATCTATGAGCGAGATTCGGTCTTATTTGATAGAATCGAGTATTCTTTTCCTCTTCTGACCGGTCTCCTTTACGCGGCTGCTTCTTCATCTGGTAGATTAAGCGTTTTGGATTTCGGAGGTTCGTTGGGTAGTTCCTACTTTCAAAATCGCACATTCATGGACAAGTTAAGCTTCTTTAGATGGTCTATCGTTGAGCAAACGCATTTTGTAGAAGAGGGGATAAAAAATTTTCAAGATGAGAATTTAAAATTCTATCATACCGCTTCGGAATGCGTTTCGACGGAAAAGCCGAATGTGCTCATCCTTTCCAGTTCGCTTCCTTATCTCTGCAACCCTTATGAAATACTTGAAAGTTTATTATCGCACGGGATACCGTATATCATTATAGATCGTACACCTTTCTTTCTCGATGAAAATCCGGATCGTATATTAATCGAACGCGTACCTCCGGAAATTTACGACGCGAGATATCCGATCTGGTTTTTTAACGAAAAGAAGTTTTTGGAATTTATGGATTCCAAATACTCCCTTAAAGAAGAATTCTTAGCAATAGATCCCCTGGGGATCAAGGGTGAGAATACAAAATATAAGGCATTTATATTCGTGAAACGATGA